The following is a genomic window from Deltaproteobacteria bacterium CG2_30_66_27.
CCGGAAGCGGAATGCGCAACGGGACTTCCCTCATCGCCCCGACCAGCGTGACGACCAGGCCGAGAAAGGAGGCGACGGCGCCCCCCCCGAAGCCGACGATCCGCGAGCGGCGAGGGTCCCGGATCAGGAGTGCAAGGATCCCGGGGACGAGAAAGGCGGAGGCAAGAACGTACGACAACGCCGAAGGCATCGTGGACGGCTCCATTTCATCGGATCGTTGCAGGTCTGCGGGCCGGGCGCGTTGAAACGGAGGTCACGGTCCTACCGAACAAAAAAGTTTACAGCATATATCGGTGAAGGTCAATCGAAATCCGCCAGATGCATCACTTCGAATTGACTTGCCGGCGCGCCTGATGTCTCATGGGGTATACGACTTCCCTCCACTCGACGAGGTATCCATGCGCATACGCCATTTCCACGTCCGACCGAACATCCCGAAGGAACTCGCTCTGCTCGAGGAGATCGCCCGGAACCTCTGGTTCTCGTGGAACTGGGAGGCCGTGCAGCTCTTCATCCGGCTGAATCCTGTCCTCTGGGAAAAGGCGTACCAGAATCCGGTGCATATGCTCGGATCGCTGCCGCAGGCGGACCTCGAAGCCGCCGCGAAGGACGAGAGCTTCGTCGCGAACGTCGAGCGGGTGTACCGGTCGTTTCAGGAGTACCGGAAGCGGACGTCGTGGTTCGAGGAGGTCCACGGCGCGGACGCCGGCGCCCGCGTGGCCTATTTCTCGTGCGAATACGGGATCGACGAGGGGCTCCCGATCTATTCGGGGGGGCTCGGAGTCCTCTCGGGCGACCACCTGAAATCGACTTCCGACCTCGGGGTCCCTCTCGTCGGCGTCGGGCTCCTGTACCAGAAGGGATATTTCCGCCAGGTGCTGTCGCTGGACGGATGGCAGAAGGAGCTGTACCCGGACAACGACTGGTACAACATGCCGGTGACGATGGAGACGGCGTCGGAGGGCCGTCCCCTGAAGATCACGGTGAACGTCGGCGGGGAGATGGTGAGGGCGCGCGTCTGGCGGGTGGACGTCGGCCGCACCCCCCTCTACCTGCTCGACAGCAACCTCAAGGGGAACTCCGCGCGCTCCCGGGAGATCACCTCGACCCTCTACGGGGGAGACCGGGACATGCGCATCCGGCAGGAGATCCTGCTCGGCGTCGGCGGAGCCCGGGCGCTGAAGGCCCTCGGAATCCGGCCGACCGTGTACCACATGAACGAGGGGCACTCCGCGTTCCTCATCGTGGAGCGGATCCGCGACCTGATGGCGTCGCACGGCCTCACCTTCGCGCAGGCGTGGGAGGTGGTGCTCGCCTCCGGCGTCTTCACCACCCACACCCCCGTTCCCGCGGGGAACGAACGGTTCGAGCCGGACCTGCTGCGGAAATACCTGGAGCCGAAGATCCGGCAGCTGGGGATCCCCTGGGAGGAGTTCCTCGCCCTCGGGCAGTCGGGCACCCCGCGGTCGATGGAGTTCGGGATGACGGTGTTCGCCCTCCGGTCGTCGGCGTTCGCGAACGGCGTGGCGAAACTGCACGCCGAGACCTCCCGGGCGATGTGGAGGGACCTGTGGCCGGAGCTCCCCGAGGGGGAGGTGCCGATCCGCGCGATCACCAACGGGATCCACACCCGTTCCTGGCTCAGCCACGAGATGTCGGAACTGTACACCCGGTACTTCGGGCCGCGGTTCCTCGAGAAGCCTGCGGACCACGCGGTGTGGGAGCGGGTGGAGGCGATCCCGCCCGGGGAGCTCTGGCGGATCCACCAGTCCCGCAGGGAGCGGCTCGTCTTCTTCGCCCGGAAGCGGCTGAAGAACCAGCTGCGCCGCCAGGGCGCCGGGATGGCGCTCCAGCGGGCGGCGGAGGAGGCGCTGAACCCCGAGGCGCTGACGATCGGGTTCTCCCGGCGGTTCGCCACCTACAAGCGGGCCGACCTGCTCTTCCGGCAGCCCGATCGGCTGGTCCGGCTCCTGACGAACCCCGACCGGCCCGTCCAGATCCTCTTCGGCGGAAAGGCCCATCCGCAGGACCTCCCGGCGAAGGAGATCATCCGGTCGGTCATCCATTTCGCGTCGGACCTGCGGGTTCGCGACCGCCTCGTCTTCCTCGAGGATTACGACATCAACGTGGCGCGGTACATGGTGCAGGGGGTCGACGTGTGGCTGAACAACCCGCGGCGCCCGCTGGAGGCGTCGGGGACGAGCGGGATGAAGGCGGCGGCCAACGGCGCGCTGAACGTGTCGATCCTCGACGGGTGGTGGGACGAGGGGTACTCCCCCGACCTCGGGTGGGCGATCGGGAGCGGGGAGACGTACGGCGACCCGGAGGAGCAGGACCGGGTGGAGTGCGAGGCCCTGTACGGCCTCCTCGAAAACGAGATCGTCCCCCTGTTTTA
Proteins encoded in this region:
- a CDS encoding alpha-glucan phosphorylase — translated: MRIRHFHVRPNIPKELALLEEIARNLWFSWNWEAVQLFIRLNPVLWEKAYQNPVHMLGSLPQADLEAAAKDESFVANVERVYRSFQEYRKRTSWFEEVHGADAGARVAYFSCEYGIDEGLPIYSGGLGVLSGDHLKSTSDLGVPLVGVGLLYQKGYFRQVLSLDGWQKELYPDNDWYNMPVTMETASEGRPLKITVNVGGEMVRARVWRVDVGRTPLYLLDSNLKGNSARSREITSTLYGGDRDMRIRQEILLGVGGARALKALGIRPTVYHMNEGHSAFLIVERIRDLMASHGLTFAQAWEVVLASGVFTTHTPVPAGNERFEPDLLRKYLEPKIRQLGIPWEEFLALGQSGTPRSMEFGMTVFALRSSAFANGVAKLHAETSRAMWRDLWPELPEGEVPIRAITNGIHTRSWLSHEMSELYTRYFGPRFLEKPADHAVWERVEAIPPGELWRIHQSRRERLVFFARKRLKNQLRRQGAGMALQRAAEEALNPEALTIGFSRRFATYKRADLLFRQPDRLVRLLTNPDRPVQILFGGKAHPQDLPAKEIIRSVIHFASDLRVRDRLVFLEDYDINVARYMVQGVDVWLNNPRRPLEASGTSGMKAAANGALNVSILDGWWDEGYSPDLGWAIGSGETYGDPEEQDRVECEALYGLLENEIVPLFYDRDRGGLPRAWIAMMKASIRKLGAYFNTHRMVEEYTETSYLPAHRAGSRLSANDHAAARELAAWRERAASAWPGVAIRVEETGKHKEMRVGDTMGVAVRVRLGGLTAADVAVEIRYGFYDAAGQVGKGTILSARHDGDDGDEEIYRVEIPCAGSGRYGFSARVLPRHPDLANPLTPLRMTWEAPGPGV